A stretch of Desulfotalea psychrophila LSv54 DNA encodes these proteins:
- a CDS encoding bifunctional (p)ppGpp synthetase/guanosine-3',5'-bis(diphosphate) 3'-pyrophosphohydrolase: MTQNWSQDLYVKAWGFATMAHEGQAYGAPIEGQRIPYLNHIGSVAMELICGLNSNPNLNGDLAIQCALLHDTIEDTDVDFKTIEGNFGLEVAQGVNALTKNEDLAFKKEQILDFLNRIKLQPKEVWMG, translated from the coding sequence ATGACGCAAAACTGGTCTCAAGATCTATATGTCAAAGCTTGGGGTTTTGCAACTATGGCGCATGAAGGACAGGCATATGGAGCGCCGATCGAAGGTCAACGAATACCCTATCTTAACCACATAGGTAGTGTAGCTATGGAGTTAATTTGCGGACTAAATTCTAATCCCAATCTAAACGGTGATCTTGCCATCCAATGCGCTCTTCTCCATGACACTATTGAAGATACAGATGTAGATTTTAAAACTATTGAAGGCAATTTCGGCCTGGAAGTGGCCCAAGGTGTTAATGCCCTTACCAAAAACGAAGATCTTGCCTTCAAGAAAGAACAGATACTGGATTTCTTGAACAGGATAAAGTTACAACCGAAAGAGGTATGGATGGGGTAA
- a CDS encoding ABC transporter permease, translating into MARSTKEILLALFPCLSLSLFLLPVLLGGVATILPALGFWPALGGEGFTGRYLSRFLDHPAVRDAFLLTLTTGFAASFAALFVALFLLAGLYGTKMWAFLHRILGFWLAIPHVSFTLGILFLLSPSGWLMRLLASLLTGWTIPPNFSLVADPWGLSLAFVLACKEIAFLLFMGIAALSRIEAGKLIWLGKSFGYGPTRIWLTIILPQLYPHLRLSFWAVLAYSLSVVDVALIIGPSRPPTLAVLVHSWFIQGEASSFFLASAGATSLCLLVLLAITLCYLAERLLARLGQTLLLGGGRSSLFDRVFAGAGPLLMALGLLFMAAFAGLALLSVSRRWRFPDILPASYSWHYWYRGLLSAQEPIVVTLLLGVLSALISLVLVVGCLEYERVLLQRGEGTRVRRSLWLLYLPFLLPQISFVFGLQMVAVFSGLDGSFVALLFSHVVFVLPYVFITLGQSYRSFDNRYFDLALSLRGSWWRALLQVKLPMLKKTIAFSLATGFSVSLVQYLPTLYVGAGRFPTITTEAVNRVSGGDMRVTAVYALLQLALPLLVYSAALFFSRQSKA; encoded by the coding sequence ATGGCAAGATCTACTAAAGAGATCCTGCTGGCCCTTTTTCCCTGTTTAAGTCTCTCGCTCTTTCTCTTGCCCGTCCTCCTCGGAGGAGTGGCCACAATTTTACCCGCCCTTGGCTTTTGGCCCGCCTTGGGAGGAGAGGGTTTTACCGGTAGATATCTGAGTCGTTTTCTCGACCATCCGGCGGTGAGGGATGCCTTCTTGCTGACCTTGACAACGGGCTTCGCGGCCTCCTTTGCGGCCCTCTTTGTTGCCCTATTTCTTTTGGCGGGGCTCTATGGAACGAAGATGTGGGCCTTCCTGCACCGCATTTTGGGTTTTTGGTTGGCCATTCCCCATGTCTCCTTTACCCTGGGCATTCTCTTTTTGTTGAGTCCCAGTGGTTGGCTGATGCGCCTCTTGGCCTCACTGCTTACCGGCTGGACTATTCCCCCCAACTTTTCCCTGGTGGCAGATCCCTGGGGGCTAAGTTTGGCCTTTGTCCTTGCCTGTAAGGAGATTGCCTTTCTTCTCTTTATGGGGATAGCGGCCCTGAGCCGTATTGAGGCGGGTAAGCTCATTTGGCTGGGGAAGAGTTTTGGCTATGGTCCGACCCGTATCTGGTTGACCATTATTCTCCCTCAACTCTACCCCCATCTTCGCCTCTCTTTCTGGGCAGTTCTGGCCTACTCTCTCTCTGTGGTGGATGTGGCCCTTATTATTGGCCCCTCCCGCCCGCCAACCCTGGCTGTTCTGGTTCATTCCTGGTTTATTCAGGGGGAGGCGAGCTCTTTTTTTCTTGCCTCGGCCGGGGCCACCTCCCTCTGTCTGTTGGTGCTTTTGGCCATTACTCTCTGCTATTTGGCGGAGAGGCTACTTGCCCGCCTGGGGCAGACCCTGCTTCTTGGTGGAGGCAGATCGTCCCTTTTTGACAGAGTATTTGCCGGGGCCGGGCCACTTCTTATGGCTCTGGGCCTTCTCTTTATGGCGGCCTTTGCCGGTCTGGCCCTGCTCTCCGTTTCGCGGAGATGGCGTTTTCCGGATATCCTCCCCGCCAGTTATAGCTGGCATTACTGGTACAGGGGCCTGCTTTCAGCCCAGGAACCCATCGTGGTAACCCTTCTTTTGGGGGTTTTATCCGCTCTGATCTCTCTTGTTCTTGTGGTGGGATGTCTGGAGTATGAGCGAGTTCTTCTTCAGCGGGGAGAGGGGACGCGGGTGCGGCGCAGTCTGTGGTTACTCTATCTGCCCTTTCTTCTTCCCCAGATCTCCTTTGTCTTTGGTCTGCAGATGGTAGCGGTTTTCTCAGGACTTGATGGCAGTTTTGTCGCCCTTCTTTTCTCCCATGTGGTTTTTGTTCTGCCCTATGTCTTTATTACCCTGGGGCAGAGTTATCGCTCTTTTGATAATCGTTATTTTGATCTGGCCCTCTCTCTGCGCGGGTCGTGGTGGCGCGCTCTTTTGCAGGTGAAGCTCCCCATGCTGAAAAAGACCATTGCCTTCTCTCTGGCAACGGGATTTTCTGTAAGCCTTGTCCAGTACCTGCCCACCCTCTATGTGGGGGCAGGACGTTTCCCCACAATCACCACCGAGGCGGTGAATAGGGTCTCAGGAGGCGATATGCGAGTCACCGCTGTCTATGCCCTTCTCCAGCTTGCTCTCCCTCTGCTGGTCTACTCCGCTGCCCTCTTCTTCTCTCGGCAGTCGAAGGCCTGA
- a CDS encoding ABC transporter substrate-binding protein, whose translation MKGRFVWPFLVTVSFLFLFIQNSSAALGAWAQIEGEARGQTIYFNAWGGSEPINDYVSWASRRAQEKYGIEVKHVKVTDIAEVVGRLLVEKSAGRLDGGRVDLLWINGENFQQLKKSDLLYQVPRNLLPNAALVDWQKPTVQRDFTVPVDGYETPWGMAQLVFMYDTDVLAQPPHSMEELLVFAEAHPGRFTYPAPPSFYGTAFLKQLLLESISEPEALLAPVKKEDFSRVTAPLWHYLDRLHPLMWRKGNTFVTSSPALVSLLDNREIFIAYSFNPNEASRAIENGELPDSVRTYVHSSGSLANTHFLAVPRNSSNRAAALVFINMLLSPEAQAQKSDLAVWGDPTVLAMEKLNDRQKALFIGHSGPATLSAEELGRVYPEPHPSWTVMIEEEWQARYGHR comes from the coding sequence GTGAAAGGTAGGTTTGTTTGGCCGTTTCTTGTTACGGTCTCTTTTCTCTTCCTCTTTATCCAGAACTCCTCTGCCGCCCTTGGGGCTTGGGCGCAGATTGAAGGGGAGGCCCGTGGTCAGACCATCTACTTTAATGCCTGGGGTGGCTCTGAGCCCATAAACGACTATGTTTCTTGGGCTAGTCGAAGGGCCCAAGAGAAGTATGGAATAGAGGTCAAACATGTCAAGGTCACTGATATTGCAGAAGTTGTTGGTCGCCTTCTGGTGGAAAAATCTGCCGGGCGTCTTGACGGTGGGCGGGTGGATCTGCTCTGGATAAACGGGGAAAATTTTCAACAACTCAAAAAGAGTGATCTGCTCTATCAGGTTCCCCGCAATTTGCTACCCAATGCCGCCTTGGTGGATTGGCAGAAACCGACTGTGCAACGTGATTTTACCGTGCCGGTGGATGGTTACGAGACTCCTTGGGGAATGGCTCAACTGGTTTTTATGTACGATACAGATGTTCTGGCTCAGCCGCCCCATAGCATGGAGGAGCTACTTGTCTTTGCCGAGGCCCATCCCGGTCGTTTCACCTATCCTGCCCCTCCTTCATTTTACGGGACAGCCTTTCTGAAACAGCTCTTACTGGAGAGTATATCGGAGCCAGAGGCACTGCTCGCCCCCGTCAAAAAAGAGGATTTTTCCCGGGTGACGGCCCCTCTTTGGCATTATCTGGATCGTCTTCATCCCCTTATGTGGCGCAAGGGAAATACCTTTGTTACCAGTTCTCCGGCCCTTGTCTCCCTCCTAGATAACCGGGAAATATTTATTGCCTACTCCTTTAATCCCAACGAGGCCAGCAGGGCCATAGAAAACGGAGAGCTCCCCGACTCTGTGCGGACCTATGTCCATAGCAGTGGTTCCCTGGCCAATACCCATTTTCTGGCCGTTCCTCGAAACTCTTCAAACAGGGCAGCCGCCCTGGTCTTTATTAATATGCTACTCTCACCCGAGGCCCAGGCCCAAAAAAGTGATCTGGCAGTCTGGGGTGATCCAACGGTACTGGCCATGGAAAAGTTGAATGATCGGCAAAAAGCACTTTTTATCGGTCATTCAGGTCCAGCCACCCTCTCTGCAGAGGAGCTGGGCAGGGTCTATCCTGAGCCGCATCCCTCTTGGACGGTGATGATAGAAGAGGAGTGGCAAGCGCGCTATGGTCATAGGTGA
- a CDS encoding potassium channel family protein, producing the protein MKFLPSQILYFFQNKGSQRNLAALAKFFVFLLCMVTLYSVLFHLIMLYEGKEYSWITGIYWALTVMSTLGFGDITFHTDLGLLFTIVVLLSGVVFLLIMLPFSFIQFFYAPWLEAQTRKRTPRELVKGVSGHVIITHLDPITERLVEKLKRRGYDYVIIVADAQRGMELHDQGYKIVVGEPDDPDTFLSVRVEDAALVVITNDDMMATNISFTIRGITAKVPIVAAADKEHSLDILNFPGNTQVFLFMKMLGESLAERVRGVGRLTKIVSSFDQLHIAEIPVSQTSLGGLLLTETMLRTRTGATLVGLWEKGQFEALHAKTIINKSSSLLLAGTLAQLDCFEEKFIITDLSSEDDKLVLVLGGGRVGLAASQVLDGYGVKYRVVEKSSAVVARGGVNFVAGDAANRDVLIEAGIENARAAIITTHDDAANIYLTFYCRQLRPDIQIISRATNERSVSKLHMAGADLVMSYASMGANRIMKVFKPDEGSLFIEGMNFFVQQIPGALVGKTLAESNVRQETGCSVVALRMDGELLVGPDPTLPLVKSTELILIGNADAEKLFGEMFGER; encoded by the coding sequence ATGAAATTTCTCCCATCCCAGATACTCTACTTTTTTCAAAATAAGGGGTCGCAGCGAAACCTTGCCGCCCTGGCCAAGTTCTTTGTCTTTCTCCTGTGCATGGTAACCTTGTATAGCGTACTCTTTCATCTGATTATGCTCTATGAGGGTAAGGAGTACTCCTGGATAACCGGTATTTACTGGGCCCTGACGGTGATGTCGACCCTGGGCTTCGGTGATATCACCTTTCATACCGATCTGGGCCTCCTCTTTACCATTGTTGTCCTCCTCTCCGGGGTTGTCTTTCTCCTCATCATGCTTCCCTTCTCCTTTATTCAGTTCTTTTATGCGCCCTGGCTTGAGGCGCAGACGAGAAAACGTACCCCGCGTGAGCTGGTTAAGGGGGTTAGTGGCCATGTTATCATTACTCATCTCGATCCCATCACCGAGAGGCTTGTTGAAAAGCTCAAGCGTCGTGGTTATGACTATGTGATCATTGTTGCCGATGCTCAGAGGGGTATGGAGTTGCATGATCAGGGCTACAAAATTGTGGTTGGCGAGCCCGATGATCCGGATACCTTTTTGAGTGTCAGGGTGGAGGATGCGGCCCTGGTGGTGATTACCAACGATGATATGATGGCCACAAATATCTCCTTTACCATTCGGGGGATCACCGCCAAGGTGCCCATTGTTGCCGCAGCTGATAAGGAGCATTCTCTTGATATTCTTAATTTTCCTGGAAATACTCAGGTCTTTCTCTTTATGAAGATGTTGGGTGAATCTCTTGCTGAACGGGTGCGGGGGGTGGGGCGGCTGACCAAGATTGTCAGCAGCTTTGATCAGCTTCATATCGCCGAAATACCCGTTTCACAGACAAGTCTGGGCGGGCTTCTTTTGACCGAGACCATGCTTCGCACGCGAACAGGGGCGACTCTTGTGGGCCTCTGGGAAAAGGGGCAGTTTGAAGCTCTTCATGCAAAAACTATTATTAATAAATCTTCAAGCCTTCTCCTGGCTGGCACTCTGGCCCAACTCGATTGCTTTGAAGAAAAATTTATTATTACAGACCTCTCCTCCGAGGACGATAAGCTGGTTCTTGTTTTGGGTGGAGGTCGGGTGGGCTTGGCAGCGAGTCAGGTACTTGACGGCTATGGAGTGAAATATCGGGTGGTTGAGAAGTCCTCTGCCGTTGTTGCCAGAGGGGGAGTGAATTTTGTTGCGGGAGATGCGGCCAATAGAGATGTTCTTATAGAGGCGGGAATAGAAAATGCCCGGGCCGCCATTATCACCACCCACGACGATGCCGCCAATATCTATCTCACCTTTTACTGTCGTCAACTGCGCCCGGATATTCAGATTATCAGTCGTGCCACCAATGAAAGAAGTGTCAGCAAGCTACATATGGCTGGTGCTGATTTGGTAATGTCCTACGCCTCCATGGGGGCAAATCGTATCATGAAGGTCTTTAAACCCGATGAGGGCTCTCTCTTTATTGAGGGGATGAACTTCTTTGTTCAGCAGATTCCGGGGGCCCTGGTTGGCAAAACCCTGGCTGAAAGTAATGTGCGGCAAGAGACGGGTTGTAGTGTTGTGGCTCTAAGGATGGATGGAGAGCTTTTGGTTGGCCCTGACCCCACCCTACCTCTGGTGAAATCCACCGAATTAATTCTTATTGGGAATGCAGATGCGGAAAAACTTTTTGGTGAAATGTTTGGTGAAAGGTAG